Part of the bacterium genome is shown below.
CCTCAAAAAATGGTAACCGCTGTAACGCAAAGTTCCCAATGACGGTCGAACCGTCACCTAGAAATCATGACAAAATTCACCGCGGAGTACGCGGAGGACGCAGAGTTAAGACAAAAATAAACCTCTGAGATGTCTCTGCGAACTCGGCGGCCTCTGCGGTAAAAAAAGGATTTCAGGGCAGGCGGAAAGACGCTAGCTGAGCCAGTCCTCAATTTGTTTCAGATGGTGAGCGTAATCTGCAATCAGTTCATCCATGCTGTTTCGAATCGTGATCACAGCTTCTTTGTGCCTGACTCCATAATCGTGATCCCATTCATCGGGACTCAGCGTCCGCAGAAAGTCGACTAATTCCTCAGCGGAAGTGTGCATTTCATACAGCAGTTCTTCGCGTGACTCCGAAGAAAATTGCTTCACGAACGCATCATTTATTTTGCTGTAATTCTCTCCCGGGTCGATATCGTAAAACGGGAGCTCACCTTTCCGAATCTGATTACTCCCCTGAATCAAAGACCGATTCCAGCCGATTAAGTGAGCCACAATATCTCTCGGCGACCAACGTTTCAATTTTTTGAGAAATTGATCCTGTTGCAAGGAGCGAATACATCTTTCGAATGCACCAACGTTTTTTTGAAAAGAAGCAATCTGATTTTCGATAGGTGGCATCTAAAGTTATTTTAAACCATTGTTTGAGATTGCAGAATGCAGATTTCAGATTGAAATTGATTGATTGTAGATTGAAAGCTGAACCGACCGTTGGTGTTTCTTATTTCTGAAGAGAGTCTCGGAGTGATTGTAACGCCGGCCTCCGACCGGCAAAAGCTTTAGTGGTCTGCCAAAGTCTGCCGGCTGGAAGCCGGCGTTACAAATTTCGCAGAACGCTCGTCAAATCTACAATTCTCACATTTCAATCTGAAATCTCACATCTG
Proteins encoded:
- a CDS encoding ClbS/DfsB family four-helix bundle protein — protein: MPPIENQIASFQKNVGAFERCIRSLQQDQFLKKLKRWSPRDIVAHLIGWNRSLIQGSNQIRKGELPFYDIDPGENYSKINDAFVKQFSSESREELLYEMHTSAEELVDFLRTLSPDEWDHDYGVRHKEAVITIRNSMDELIADYAHHLKQIEDWLS